In Brassica napus cultivar Da-Ae chromosome C2, Da-Ae, whole genome shotgun sequence, the sequence ATATAAccaaatataaaattgatttgtttgtaatcaataatataaattaaatttgttaaCTATTTCTTCTTCATAATTTCTTTTGAActattatataagaaaaagaaaataatattactaCAAATAGACTTTTGAcatttcttattatatttaattttttgaaaatctttaCAATTCATAACTAATATTTAATGTTAAgatagttatttttatatttttcgtttggtatatatttaaattttgtttaatgatATTTATACTATAAATTTCAATAACTAAACTCAATTAAGTTAATATAAAATTCACAGAAGACAAATAATAAAGCATATATTTAGTTCTAAGTCttgtttcaatcaaaccaggttgAATTCGGTTGAACCATAttaattcatgacacaaaaactgtttggtttagtttttcggtaaatactagtttaataaaaattcagaTAAGTAGTTACACATTGAAGTATAATATTTGATGGTATTTTGGATGGAAATAATAATCAAATGGTTTCTCTCATTTTCCCcttaaaatagaatatttcaAGTGCATTAATTTATTAgtacttattttaaaatttaaataattatttttaaaacttataaatataactcaattctagttttattttaactGAAATTTACTATATCCATGAACTTAATTTTAATAGagtaatgatatatataaatttatacttGTATTAGTGAAAagtattaatagttttattaaagTATAAAATGGATATTTTAAggtataaacaaaattatataaaaagttaagGATCAACttgtaagaaaaagaaattcaacattaaaatgaatttgtaaattatattttattagattttatttgctactatttatatacttatttttCCCTTAAAAAGATGTACTAttaatgagaaaaaaatttcTGGTTTGTGGCCCCGTCGGATACAGTTTGATTGATTCagatttttggattttcggtACTATGATCATAAGTTTCATTCGGATTTTACTAATTTTTGGGTCGGGTTCGTTTAGATCCTTCCGGATTTGGTTTGGGTTGGATTATAACCATTGtctaaaatcgtaaaaaaaatattattaaaaacttaaaaattaacaaaaatactgagtatatataaattattcaaaaacctaattaaaaactagttaaactatataaactaactaaaaatattcaaaataaaaaataaaacaaagtacaaaaaaaaatactctaaaatatttaaattaccttaatatatataaaatattaacatattaacttatttttgatatttttgaatcCTAGTTcagatttcggtttggttcggttcaggtTGTACTCCAACTCCGAAAGTACCAAACTCTTAAGTTATGTtcgaatatattatataatggtTTGGatgcggtttttttttttttttttgtttgggttaAGGTCGGGATTTCGGTTTGGGATAAAGGCTAGGCCTAGTATTATTGGAGATAGTCTGATGTGTATTTAATTCTAGATACCTTTTTATTAGTCTGTACATTTATATGTAACACTTAAAATGTCTAATTGAAAActaatttagagaaaaaaaaataaaaaatctcatATGCCTATTTAGATaaactaggtgattttcccgtgTTAATACACGGATACAAAAATTTACGTAATGATTGAATTAAAACAattgataaaagaaaattttttttttataacttttacgTTAATTtttaatctctataatattatttgaacatTCAGTTTGTTATGTATTATTATGTTCCCATCTTAATTGGATATATGATTtcacatataatattttgtatagtttcaaatatttatttttttgttaaattatatctattattttaaattaaacaatgatttttaattatattaaaattggactattattttcttaatttcatGTAGTTAAgttcattttcttatatttgCAAATATATTGGTGTTTTTTGTATAAATGGGtatatattgttttagaaaataggaaacataaatattaaatcagAATTGCATTAATAAACATAACTTGTAACATTTTGAAAATTCATACAACAGAACACTACTACACactaaatcttaataattgtttgatttgattttcatAATTTAGTATATTGAATTGTATCAATTTTctgatcacaattttttttggttacagtTAAACTAAAATAAGCTCATCTTGTTACTAATCattcaatcaaaaatatattgatatttatttggttttaaaataatcataagatataataatttttggaaaaaataagatattaaataatcatttatgttgtttcaaattattttcttattagttattatatcaaaagatatttataataaaaatattattatcttttagAAAAGTATATctgaattattatatttttaagtttttgtgaagttaatttaatataaatttaaaaatgttattgaattttttatttttgttgtaggaaacataaagaataaaaaaaagtaaattcttttttttgtataaatttctatgtttatattttataatttttttattatttatgtgttttaataaaaaggaaaattacattaaaaagtTAATCACAGttttattaagaaaagaaaaacatagatAATTGTTATTAATGGAAatcactaataataataaaaaatggaaatcaCTAATAATacttttaattcattaaaggtgtaaatgtaataaattatcgtgagagttaacgtaATCGCGACACATAACAAAATAAGTTCTAGATATATAGTTGGAACCTTTTATTTACACAGTCACATTtattaacttttctttttggaaTCTCGGTCTCTCAACTACATGTGAAATTGTTTACAAGACCAATCCCGGAACTCGAAATTTCACTTGAGctgttaaattaaattattgcaAATCTGTCCCTCcacgctttttttttttttttttgacgtcgaacggccattctattactcaagcttgaagtggtctgggtaaccagaccggaatagaacaaccaatgaaaagtaactCTCTACGAAAAGTAAATCTGTCCCTCCACGCTAAAAGCAAAATTTTGCTAATTTTTATGTGAATTGTCCATCCTACTTTTAGCTTGCTTTAACTAATTACTGGATCTTGATTCGCGCAATCgcacagatttttttttcatttatttttatataaacattttggttttaattctaaattgttatatattatattctctctgtttcataatataagtagttttgaTTAAAAGCacgaagattaagaaaattattatgtttttaaaaagtattttataataaataggttagatataatttaaccaataaaaaataagtctatttaatttgattggttacactgtattcaataaatgtaaaaattacatagaaatacgaaaactacttacattttgaaacaaaaacattttcctaaaactacttacaatatgaaacggatggactaatatatatgtgtctatcaatttttaaactataataaGTTTGCgatatatttttcattgaatagattgtttgaaactttcacatgtatttgtattttcttatatatatacatatatattctgattactatttcattattaaaatcataactatatatataaagattagtaaaatatttttttattttcatattcaaaaatattgtaacatttcacaaatttagaaagtttttaaaaaattaaaattttcgcttcatagatttatattatcgagtatataattaaacatttagtttttgtttaatttttaaaataaactacatagtttaaaatttattttcattggtttaaggtagtaaagattaatcattgttagataatctgatttttgttattttaaaaaaaaatctttataattttaaaagttaacatcgataaatatttaaataattaacatatggagatataatattacaacattaaattatatctatttaatttatactatctataaatccaatggatcatctattgtttaaatctaattattgatagcccaataaaaatttatggtaggtccaaaatttaaatgataagattggagattaaatgtaacatgactttctaggaataggtccattgaatctattttttttaaaaaaatacacataaatcaaggttgtgacttctattttaatatataagattatcgaacatcaaaacaaaacaaaaatcactAAATTAATCATGAAACTGTACAAACTGTTACTGATTTTTATGTTCTAAAATTgttgtgatttttttcttctttttctctatatCAACCCCAAGAAGTTGGGAGCCAATCAAGAAATCAGAATCTCGTCTAGTATTGTATTATAACGCAAAACAGCTGGAGATTCTACCCAGTCCCCCAAAAATATTATTCCCACTGTATCACAAGTGAGTTTTAAGGTTCTTACACACCGATTAAGGAATTACAAAATTCTATTCAATCTTTATCGTCCGTATAAAAACAACAATAAGTATAGATAGTTCAACCAATTAGAAATTATACTGCAGAATACTAATactcaaaaacataaaattgtatttactttttgtatgaaaacttaaaaacatcacttaaaatgaaataattttttttcttcaaaacacCACTTAAAATGACACGGTTGGATTAAACACAAACATACAAAACATAACAACATGGATGTAATAATTTAAAAGGACGAGGGATAAACATTAATAATCACCGATAAGATTACACTTTGACGTTATATAACAACGAACAAACTAAACCCATTCCTTGGACCAATGTCTTCATGTGATCCTATTttcgataaatatatatatactagtacTAAAagccaaaaataataataaagctTAACTTCCTTCAGTTTTACTTTTTAGCTTAACTAATACATTCGTTACTAGATTGAAGTCAACGGTTACAACTAGAGTTGAGCATAAGAATGAGCGAAGTAGGCAAGAGCTCCAACGAGTGGTGCATTGATGTAAGTAGCTGGCTCTGACTGCTCGTAGTCAGATCGTACGTCCGGAAATCGATCATGCTTGTCCGGACCACCAACGACTGCACCGActaggaaattagggtttggAGATTGAGAGTGCATAATGGAGAAGCCTTGGTGACATTGGATCTTGGCCGGATGACTTGCAACGCGAGGTAAGGAGGAACCACGGTGGTGGATTCGCCGTGGGAATTTCGGACCGTAACCAACCATGTAAGACATCCTTAATGGGTTGTCTCCAAGTAGATAATCCACCTATTAATTAATCACGGGAGagttattaaaattatactaGATTTTCTAACAAAACTTgagaaaataatagttttttataTGAACTAAACCTGTTTCTTGGCGATTGAGCGGAGGCGGCCAGGAGTGTAGACGGAGCCACCGCAATGGACGACGGTTCTTGCGGAGGTTAAGTATTTTGCATAGGTTAAGAGCAGGAACGATGTTGACGTCACGTACTGCATGTTCTCGTCTGCCATTTTAAATAACAATCCACCTACATGATATATGTGTAAGTTGTAacaaagtttaatatttattcAATCAAATAATATCATACCATATTACTTTTATTCTGCTTAgcattgttttataaatatcatatttatcaacaaaaatttcaaCCCAAAATGGAAAAGAAATCAGCAAAAGGAGTTtaagaaaaacgaaaaaaatcaTATTGTTTCCAGAAAGTGtaacataagaaaataattaccATAAATATCTGTAATTTTCTTAAGTGGAGGGGCAAAGATGTAAATTAGTGAAAAGTGAGGGGGTAAAGATGTAAGAACCTGGAGTATACTGAGAAATATAGAAAGGAGCACCAGGAATAACAGAGCAAATGAAATTATCAGCATGACCTTTGTATTCACTAAGTGTCTTCATTTTCTGAACCAGAAACGTcttcacaacaacaacaacaacaaatcaaaGTCACACACTTGACTATACtcaaattctgaatattaaactataaaatatttttttaaccttTGAAAGAAGGATTCGGGCTCCAGCGTGCTTGTTATCCCAACCAAAAGTGTTGTCATACTCAGCAGCTCCAAGGATTTGTCCATTGACTTTAatgtaattcaaatattttagattCCTTGTAGCTTTTTGCAACCAAGCAGCTCCCCACAACAACTCATCCTACAAAATCAAGAATCAAATgcattcatttcatttcattttctcCAAAATCTTTACTTGTGTAGAAACTAAAGAAACTCATTTACCTGATAACCAGAGAAAGAGCAATAAAATGGACAAACATCTGGTTTCAATCCTGCACTGTATGTTCCTCTGTGTCTGTCCGCAAATGCAAAAACCTTgtattcaacaaaacaaaagatcaaTCAGTTCTGTCTTAAAAAGTTtggtttttaaaaagttttactTACCCTAATGGCTCGTCTGAGGAGGATCTTGGAGTAAGAAGGATCAGATTTCCTGAAAACAATAGCAGCAGCGGCAAGAGCGGCGGCTGTTTCAGCGGCAACATCAGAACCAGGAGTGTTCTTGTCTACTTTAAACACACTTCTTTGTGTATCCATGTCTTCTGGTCTTTCCCAACAAGAATGGTCTTTGTTAGCATCACCAACTTGAACATAAATGGTGTCAGGACGTGAAGTTGCTTTGAGGAGATAATCTGTGGCCCAACGAATGGCTACTTTAGCATTTCCTAACTCAGATTTCATGAGACCACCGAACTCAATCACACTCCATGAGAGCATTGTTGTTGTGAATGCCATTGGGAATCCGAACTTGATATTGTCTCCTGCATCATAGTACCCTCCAACCAAGTCCacctaaaaatgaaatataaaaatttgaaaagcattgaatattttgatgatattaaaacagaaattaaCTTACACTGTCTAGATCTATCTCTACCCAGGTAAataaaaattagggtttatagaaAAGGGAAAGAGAAAAAACCCTAATATCATCCTCTGTTCTGTTCACACTAAACTCATGAATAAGGGTTTAATCTTTTGATGATATTAGTACATAATCTAACCTACATTGCTGAGATCTGTCAGTAAACAAGCAAACCCAGTTCGTACTTTTCCATACTAAACTGAAAACCTTGAGGAAAGTTGAGGTGATTTACATGAAGAGCAGATCCATCAGAGAGACCAGAGTCTCTTCTCCAAGTCATTCTCTGGTTGGGAGGTAGCTTCCCAGACCTTTGGCCTTCAAAGAAGAGGATGGATTTGGTGAGAGCGTCTTTGTAGTTGTGCTTGGCCAAGTTGTGACGATGGTGGTGGGTGTAGAAAAGAGAAGAGTCAGGGTAAGAGAAGC encodes:
- the LOC106381615 gene encoding endoglucanase 17-like is translated as MDFLGFSSASYTFRVIIFLSLFFFLCNGFSYPDSSLFYTHHHRHNLAKHNYKDALTKSILFFEGQRSGKLPPNQRMTWRRDSGLSDGSALHVDLVGGYYDAGDNIKFGFPMAFTTTMLSWSVIEFGGLMKSELGNAKVAIRWATDYLLKATSRPDTIYVQVGDANKDHSCWERPEDMDTQRSVFKVDKNTPGSDVAAETAAALAAAAIVFRKSDPSYSKILLRRAIRVFAFADRHRGTYSAGLKPDVCPFYCSFSGYQDELLWGAAWLQKATRNLKYLNYIKVNGQILGAAEYDNTFGWDNKHAGARILLSKTFLVQKMKTLSEYKGHADNFICSVIPGAPFYISQYTPGGLLFKMADENMQYVTSTSFLLLTYAKYLTSARTVVHCGGSVYTPGRLRSIAKKQVDYLLGDNPLRMSYMVGYGPKFPRRIHHRGSSLPRVASHPAKIQCHQGFSIMHSQSPNPNFLVGAVVGGPDKHDRFPDVRSDYEQSEPATYINAPLVGALAYFAHSYAQL